In Porites lutea chromosome 7, jaPorLute2.1, whole genome shotgun sequence, a single window of DNA contains:
- the LOC140944797 gene encoding uncharacterized skeletal organic matrix protein 5-like — translation MAAIDHHLSEMFRGISPCHVIYLAGNTFHYDSKLWTNRKNYKPSAGKTLLDNQETKLPTYWRTPFTKICLAMKIDHQVNSIVINRQANSLHSLIADGNYRSTSLGRDTWKKLIGQQASLQRNCNHEGFNCPGRRYTSIVKARIGIIGNQENNCYTPDSFIGFGTSFDRHYDNNTCGNGVAWGADNGDKNIKAMGYILVQ, via the exons ATGGCGGCGATTGACCATCATCTCAGCGAAATGTTTAGAGGAATCTCGCCATGTCACGTCATTTACCTGGCTGGG AATACCTTTCATTACGATTCAAAATTGTGGACCAACAGGAAGAACTATAAACCCTCTGCGGGAAAGACCCTGCTTGATaatcaagaaacaaaattacCCACGTACTGGAGAACACCATTCACTAAGATCTGCCTCGCTATGAAGATTGACCACCAAGTTAATTCGATCGTCATCAACAGACAAGCCAACTCCTTACACTCCCTGATCGCTGACGGAAACTACCGTTCGACGTCACTGGGTCGTGACACCTGGAAGAAGCTGATTGGCCAACAGGCATCGCTACAGAGAAATTGTAACCACGAAGGGTTCAATTGTCCCGGGCGGCGATACACTAGCATTGTGAAAGCAAGAATAGGTATCATAGGTAACCAAGAAAACAACTGTTATACCCCTGACTCATTCATTGGGTTTGGTACTTCTTTTGATCGTCATTATGATAACAACACCTGTGGAAACGGGGTAGCCTGGGGTGcagacaatggtgacaaaaacaTTAAAGCGATGGGCTACATCCTGGTTCAATGA